Proteins encoded together in one Chitinophaga sp. LS1 window:
- a CDS encoding rhodanese-like domain-containing protein yields the protein MDFFKQLFSGFPAIDLGKIIKDGAFLVDVRTAAEFANGHVKGSVNIPLDQIASQLSRFKDKKSIVVFCQSGGRSSQAKSILEKNGFSQVINGGSWNNVAKYCQA from the coding sequence ATGGATTTTTTCAAACAATTATTTAGTGGTTTTCCAGCAATTGATCTGGGGAAAATTATTAAAGATGGTGCGTTTTTAGTGGACGTACGTACTGCTGCAGAATTTGCCAATGGGCATGTGAAGGGTTCGGTAAATATACCCCTGGATCAGATAGCTTCGCAGCTTTCCAGATTTAAGGATAAAAAAAGCATCGTTGTATTTTGTCAAAGCGGTGGCAGAAGCAGTCAGGCTAAGTCTATTCTGGAAAAGAATGGATTTAGCCAGGTGATCAATGGCGGGAGCTGGAATAATGTTGCTAAATATTGCCAGGCATAA